From the Bombus huntii isolate Logan2020A chromosome 4, iyBomHunt1.1, whole genome shotgun sequence genome, the window gtggTTCTTAAATAGAATCGAAActattgaattatttaaaaattaatgaacTTCTATGCGGAATCTTTAGAacaatgtatatttaaataattaattacaaattaagaagattttaacatttttacaattatCGGGATTTGACCCCTTGCTCAACGATAAAACTCTCCTTACGTTGTTTGATTTACACATATTTTCGATTTTACATGATAAAATGCGATTTATTTCATATCCAATCGAGAAggttgttaataatttatgttaATAGATATAGATCTGATTTGTCTTTACAAGTGCTTATGGTAAAGAAAGTAATCTGCATAATATGCAGATCAACGAATGATTACAAGTAGTTATCAGTAATaatcaataaatttattatcgaaCTTCTTTTGTTCATTGTCTCGACTACACTACTGTACAATTCATATTTACCGCTACTAGATTGCGACAGTATAAAACATTCTTAACATTTACCCTACGGGGAGCCACTTAACCTCTTCGGTACAAACACGGTACAAGTGTCGGTTAAAGTCGACATCCTCTGCATATTCATGGACGAGCGTCGACGTTGCGTCGATTAAAgttaacaataacaataacaatatgCAAACGTTTTTGCTCGTGGTcgtcaaataatatttattacttattagTGAGACTATTACGGGCTCTGCTCGGACCAGCGTCATATCGGAGAGGTAAACAACGTATATGgtcattaaatatattaaggGCGGATTCATATGACAATCAAGTTCACCTGCCAGCGTTACGGGAGTATTTCGTTTTAGTAGAAATACACGCCAATAAAATTTCCTCTCTGGTTCTAGTAACGTTGTAATATACCGTAAGTAGAtatcatattaatatttatttgtaaataagaaatactATCGATTACATATAAAAGATACTTTTTATAAAGTGATACGTGATACAGAACTGAATgtggaaaagcttaaagctaagtattttgtacatttgtcgttattgatatttcatttcataacCTTCATGGCTGTATCTTGTATAGAATcaaaatttttatgataaaaatgcaaaatgcaaattttcttttctgaaTATTGGTTTgataaacgaaattaatttaagtTGCATTTAAAGCTTATGTTTTATCCTATTATTAgattcatatatttatttagatttTAAAGAGATCTCGCTTTTATTAATGTGAATATATATTCATTGATATTAATCAAAATTTagtttttaaaattgtaattggatgtatttattttttacatttattattaatattcatataaatacaataccttttgaataattatttatttcaaggTAAAAAATGCTAGAAATAACATGTAATGATCGTCTTGGTAAAAAAGTTAGAGTTAAATGCAATCCAGATGATACAATAGgggatttaaaaaaattaatagcaGCCCAAACTGGAACTCATTGGGAAAAGATAGTTTTAAAAAAGTGGTATACTATATTTAAGGATCACATAAAATTACAAGATTGTATCCtttcaaacaaaatatattttcacagaagataattattaacaatatagCATTTTTCTTAACATAACAATTCAGATGAAATTCATGATGGCATGAATTTAGAACTGTATtatcaataattaataattaatattatataagttaatgttatgtatatatataataacagtaatagtaaattttatatttaagcatttttgattttgtattttacatgATATTTAAGTAtgtaatgtatataataactATACAATAAACAAACATAAATAGCAACAACAAAAACAATCTTATCTTAAATTCTTGATACTAATT encodes:
- the LOC126865293 gene encoding ubiquitin-like protein 5 codes for the protein MLEITCNDRLGKKVRVKCNPDDTIGDLKKLIAAQTGTHWEKIVLKKWYTIFKDHIKLQDYEIHDGMNLELYYQ